One Benincasa hispida cultivar B227 chromosome 5, ASM972705v1, whole genome shotgun sequence genomic window carries:
- the LOC120077479 gene encoding defensin-like protein 2 — protein MAGEGWRKLTVVLFIFLALASGWMVVETEGKTCFKQSPSFRGQCTSNNECVGACDNDMWYNGYCSNGLCICAVHC, from the exons ATGGCGGGAGAAGGATGGAGAAAACTCACAGTTGTGTTGTTCATCTTCCTAGCCCTTGCTTCTG GATGGATGGTGGTGGAGACGGAAGGAAAGACTTGCTTCAAGCAGAGCCCGTCGTTCAGGGGACAGTGTACTTCAAACAATGAATGTGTTGGAGCTTGTGATAACGACATGTGGTACAACGGATATTGCTCCAATGGTTTATGTATTTGTGCCGTCCATTGCTGA
- the LOC120078508 gene encoding DCN1-like protein 2 isoform X1, whose amino-acid sequence MHKLSRGHRDKLHQFMAITGTSEKVAHQALKASDWHLEGAFDVFYSQPQIKAFTDSRHLEELYNRYKDPYVDMILADGISLLCDDLQVDPQDIVMLVVSWHMKANTMCEFSKQEFIGGLQALGIDSLERFRERIPYMRSELKDDQKFREIYNFAFGWAKEKGQKSLALDTAIGMWQLLFAEKQWLLVDHWCQFLQARHNKAISRDTWSQLLEFARTVEPTLSNYDAEGAWPYLIDEFVEYLNENGIIQSNQANDLSQIR is encoded by the exons ATG CATAAATTAAGCAGAGGACACCGAGATAAACTCCATCAATTTATGGCTATAACTGGTACAAG TGAAAAGGTTGCTCATCAGGCCTTGAAGGCTAGTGATTGGCATCTTGAAGGAGCTTTTGATGTATTTTACAGTCAACCCCAAATTAAAGCATTCACCGACTCTAGACATTTGGAAGAGCTTTATAACAGATATAAAG ATCCATATGTTGATATGATATTGGCTGATGGTATCTCACTCCTTTGCGATGATCTTCAG GTGGATCCTCAAGATATTGTTATG TTGGTTGTTTCTTGGCATATGAAGGCAAACACAATGTGTGAGTTTTccaaacaggagtttataggtGGATTACAAGCACTAGG GATAGATTCTCTGGAGAGGTTTCGAGAAAGGATACCATATATGCGCTCTGAGTTGAAAGATGATC AAAAGTTCCGTGAGATTTACAACTTCGCATTTGGTTGGGCAAAAGAAAAG GGGCAAAAATCTTTAGCATTGGACACTGCAATTGGAATGTGGCAATTACTATTTGCTGAAAAGCAGTGGCTCCTGGTCGACCACTGGTGTCAGTTCTTGCAG GCACGGCATAATAAAGCTATTTCTAGGGACACATGGTCTCAACTTCTGGAGTTTGCAAGG ACTGTGGAGCCTACACTATCAAATTACGATGCCGAAGGTGCTTGGCCATACCTCATCGATGAATTTGTTGAATACCTGAACGAGAATGGCATAATCCAGAGTAATCAGGCGAATGATTTGAGTCAGATAAGGTGA
- the LOC120078508 gene encoding DCN1-like protein 2 isoform X2 → MHKLSRGHRDKLHQFMAITGTSEKVAHQALKASDWHLEGAFDVFYSQPQIKAFTDSRHLEELYNRYKDPYVDMILADGISLLCDDLQVDPQDIVMLVVSWHMKANTMCEFSKQEFIGGLQALGIDSLERFRERIPYMRSELKDDQKFREIYNFAFGWAKEKGQKSLALDTAIGMWQLLFAEKQWLLVDHWCQFLQARHNKAISRDTWSQLLEFARV, encoded by the exons ATG CATAAATTAAGCAGAGGACACCGAGATAAACTCCATCAATTTATGGCTATAACTGGTACAAG TGAAAAGGTTGCTCATCAGGCCTTGAAGGCTAGTGATTGGCATCTTGAAGGAGCTTTTGATGTATTTTACAGTCAACCCCAAATTAAAGCATTCACCGACTCTAGACATTTGGAAGAGCTTTATAACAGATATAAAG ATCCATATGTTGATATGATATTGGCTGATGGTATCTCACTCCTTTGCGATGATCTTCAG GTGGATCCTCAAGATATTGTTATG TTGGTTGTTTCTTGGCATATGAAGGCAAACACAATGTGTGAGTTTTccaaacaggagtttataggtGGATTACAAGCACTAGG GATAGATTCTCTGGAGAGGTTTCGAGAAAGGATACCATATATGCGCTCTGAGTTGAAAGATGATC AAAAGTTCCGTGAGATTTACAACTTCGCATTTGGTTGGGCAAAAGAAAAG GGGCAAAAATCTTTAGCATTGGACACTGCAATTGGAATGTGGCAATTACTATTTGCTGAAAAGCAGTGGCTCCTGGTCGACCACTGGTGTCAGTTCTTGCAG GCACGGCATAATAAAGCTATTTCTAGGGACACATGGTCTCAACTTCTGGAGTTTGCAAGG GTGTGA